The genomic DNA GCTTATGGTCATACCGTGAACAACCTCAAGTTCAACGGCATATCGGCGCAGTATTAAGCCGTCACGTTAGCCCTAAACGCAAACGTACCAAGAACAAGGCCGCAGAACTAAAGGTACAGGCAAAAAGACCGTCATGACACATAACAAACAACAGCTTGAACAGAAAACCTGTTTGGTTTGTCAGCGCCCTTTTACATGGCGTAAAAAATGGGCGAAAGACTGGCCAAGCGTAAAATACTGCTCTGAGCGCTGCCGTCGCCATAAAGCCTCTAGCCAAACAAATTAAGGTAACGAATATGACGACACTGCATACTGATATATCTGCGCCATTATTGGGCGAGACCGACACATTAAGGCTGATCCTGGGCGATCAACTCAACGTCAGTCACAGCTGGTTTACACAGGTTAATCCCAACCGAGTGTATTTAATTGCCGAGCTGCCACAAGAGACTAACTACGTCAGTCATCATGTGCAAAAAGTGTGTGCCTTTTTTGCGGCTATGGCGCAATTTGCCCAAGCTTTAGCACAATGTGGTCATCAAGTGTTGTACCTGACCTTAGATGAAACCCAGCACTATGCCGACCTACCAGCGTTGCTTGAACACATTACTGCTGCGCATAAGTTAACTCATTTTGAATACCAACAGCCTGACGAATACCGTTTATCGCAGCAATTAGGATCTCTTTTACTACCAGGCATTGCTATCAATAGCACTGACAGCGAACATTTTTTATTGCCGTTTAGCGACATACAAGGTCAATTCACCCCGAAAAAACACCTCAAAATGGAATTCTTTTATCGACGGATGCGCAAACGCTTTAATGTGCTGATGCAAGATGGGGAACCTTTGGGAGGCCAGTGGAATTTTGATCAGCAAAACCGGGCGAGCTTTAAAAAGAATGACCTTGCTGATGTTCCTGCGCCGTTACTGTTTGCCAACGACGTCAGTGATATTTTAGCCCGACTTAAGCGCCACAATATCAACACCATAGGCAAAGCGGAAAACCAATTGTTATGGCCAGTTAATCGGCGTCAATCACGTGAGTTACTTGACTATTTTTGCCAGCACTTATTGATCCGCTTTGGTCATTTCCAAGATGCGATGACCGAAAATAGCCCGTCGGCTTGGAGCCTATATCATTCAAGGTTATCGTTTGCGCTCAACGCCAAAATGATTTCGCCTAGCGAAGTGATCAATAAAGTCATCGCTCATTGGCAAGCACATCAAAATGATATTTCACTGGCTCAAGTGGAAGGTTTTGTGCGGCAGATATTAGGTTGGCGCGAATATGTCCGCGGTATTTATTGGATCAATATGCCCGACTACGCTACTGATAATGCCTTGCAAGCACAACGGCCGCTGCCGGAGTATTTTTGGACCGCAAACACTAAGATGAATTGCATGCACCACGCCATAAAACAGTCGCTCGATTATGCCTATGCCCACCATATTCAAAGGTTGATGGTGACTGGCTGTTTTAGTTTACTCGCGGGTATCAATCCAGATGAAGTCGACCAATGGTATTTAGGCATTTACATTGATGCCATCGAATGGGTCGAAATGCCCAATACTCGCGGGATGACTCAATTTGCCGACGGCGGCATTGTCGCCACAAAACCCTATGCCGCCAGCGGCAATTATTTGAATAAAATGGGCGATCATTGCAAAAGCTGTCATTACAATGTCAAACTCAAAACCGAAGCCAACGCCTGCCCGTTTAACAGTTTATATTGGCATTTTATTCAACGTCATCAAGAGCGATTTAAACGCAATCCACGCATGGCGATGGTGTATAGAAACTGGCAAAAGATGGATGCTAACACTCAGCAGGCCATTATCAACAAAGCCGATACGCTATTAGAAAATATAGAAAGCTTATAACCTTTAACTGTCGGGATAGGATTGAATGATGGACAAAATCTCAGCCATACGCAGTTTTGTCGAAGTCACCTGTTGTGACCGTTTAACCAAAGCTGCCGAGCAACTAGGCTTAAGCCGTTTGCAGCTATCTTGGCACATTGAAGCAGTCGAGTCATGACTCACACAACACCAGACCATAGCAAACAAGCTAATGCGGATTAGCGAGGTACAGATCTCTGGTTAAGAATCTCTAATTAAGAATCTCTAATTAAGAATCTCTAATTAAGAATCTTCAGCTAATAATCTTGAGTAATAGTTGCTGTAATTGCTGCGGTTGATCAAGGCTAGCATCATGGCCGCAGTCATCAATTTTAAGTAACGGAGTTTGGTAAAAAAGAGCTAATTGCTCGCTACATTTGGGATTAGCTAACTTGTCTTGATTGGCAACGATCACACTAACACAGGTGCCTTGTAATACAGGGCTATGAAAACGGGCTGAGGCGTACAATTGGCGTAGCCCATTGATAAATGATGTATGAGATTGCAACCTTAGTAAGCTCCAAGCATTAATCACTTCAATACTTTGACCAAAATGCCTGCTGGTAAAATCCAATACTGTTGCCTCTAGCCAATGTCCTCTGTCAGTTCCCCCTTGATTTTGACCAGGCAAATAAGGGCGAACGCTTAGCAAAGCATGCGCTAAAGACATCATTAACCCCCAACATTGAAACCGATAATACCAAGGTGACAAGTTGGCCGCGCTGCTGTTAATTAACACCACATGCTGCACTCGTGATCGACACTGCGCCGCCATAGTTAACGCCAACATGCCTCCCATAGACAAGCCCACTAATACCAAGTTAACTTGGCTTGGCGGCGTACCCTGTTTAAGCAACGCGGCATCAATTTGCTGCCACACCGCATCACAATAGTCTTGCATTTTACCTGGACTAACCTGATTAACTAACACACCATTACCGGGTAAATCCACGCTAATGACATTCACAGCTTGTTGGTTTAAACGCTGATCAAATCCATTCCAATGACGACTGTCACGCATTAATCCTCTTAGCAATACCAAGGTGGTCATAGGTTATCCTCACTTAGCCTCATTTAGCTTTTTTAGACCAGAAGCGATTAGCTTGTTGAGTCAATAGGGTCAGTTGTTTAGGGTTTATTTGTTCAATAACTTGCGCATAAGCAGCATCGATCAAAAACTGCATTAATACCACGTGTCGCCGTAAAACGCGTTGATGTCGATGTGTTTTTTGCGGATTAAAATAGCCGGGGAAATTAAATAACTGACGCGGATTTTTACGCAACCAAGCCCATGACCCCATTTCTAACGTTAACGGAATAAACGGTTTATCGCTAACATTACTCGCCACCAAGTAATCCCAAATATCGCCATGGGTACGATAAAAATGACTTTGCGGCGCTAACCGATAATGACTGTGGTGAGGATAACCTTTCTCGAACAATTGCATTAGCTGATAAATATAACCTATCCCAGCAAACGGCTGCCGAGTATGGGCATGAGGAAACCACACATGATCGCGTAAGCCAAAACCAGAATGGGCGTCTAAGGCAATAACACTGCTGCTCTGTTGTTGTAGTTGTTGAACATACCTTACTAACGCTTGGGTTTCGAGTTCCATACCATGTTGGCCGCGATACCAAGGCAAGCGTGGTGATAATCGCTGACCGCCAACAAGAAAGGTCACCTCTTCATCTGAATCAATCGATGCATTACGCATTAAATCGACGTTATTACCATTACCACGGCTGCCTCGTAAAAAGCCCACCGGATTCACCACTGGCACAAACGCTAAACGTACATGCTTGAGTAATTGCTGTAAATGAGTATCCCAAGGCAGACGATTAAGTAAGCTGCCTAAAAAAGCCAGCACCACTTGCGCACCAATCCGTTCAACACCGTGCACCCCACCGACAAACAATACGGTAGGACAAGGTTGTTGTTGGCCTAACTCAATGGCCGTTACCGACAGTTTTTCACCACGGTAATATAAATCCGCTAAAGACTGGTGCCGAAATTGCTGTTGATGCTGTGCAATTAGGCGTTTTAATGTGTCTATCTCAAACGAATGCTCAAATGAAAACGTACCCATTAGCCACTATTTACTGTCACAAAATGATCTTAATAAACTAACCAAAAAATAAGACAAGTTAGTGACAATAAATTGAAACAACCTAAATAACACATTGCTTAACAATGTTTACATAAAGTAAACAAATCAATATAGATCATATAATTAGAAAACTATTATCGGGTTTGGAGACCCAAATCACATTCGATTTAAGGCAGAGGTTTTATCATTATTTCAAGATAGTAAAACTAAATAGGCATTCGATAATGAGTACAATTGAATCAATCACCTTAATGCTAGCCTTAGTGTATAGCACCAGCTTGCTGTACTGGAGTGGCAAAAAATGGGGCGCACTTGTCAGCGCTGCATTATTGCTCGGTGCAACCCTAGCCAGTTTTTTCTGGCCATTACTACTCATATTATTGGTCGCGGTGATCATTGTCACGGCACTAGGACAATATCAACCTGCGTTTGCCAATGCAGAAGGTAGACCCAACCAAGTACGTGAGATTTGCCAACACTTCTTTGCCCTTTCCATGTTATTGGTCGGAGTGCAATATGCTATCAACGCAGGATTATTATATGCAGGGGAAACGCCTTGGTTAATGCGACCCGATGTCGGTGATGCGTTTTTACCTATTGCTGGAGGCATTGAACTTAAAGCTATTTTAACCTTAGGGCTCTGGGATCAAAATCATCCTGCGGCAGTGGTTATGCTGTGTGTCGTATTACTCACAGGTTTAATATGTAAGCGCGCATTTTGTGGCTGGGCTTGCCCATTAGGGTTAGCTGGCGAATACCTCTATAAACTGAGAAAACATTTTATTCACGCCGAACTTCTGCCACCAGCATGGTTGGATTGGCCACTCAGAATGCTTAAATATTTGCTATTAGCAGCACTGCTTTATTTGGTTATTTCTATGCCAGCGGCATCTATCCCACATTACATGTCAGGGAATTACCACAAAGTAGCCGACTTAAAAATGGCAGTATTTTTCATGATGCCATCAATGGTTGCCTTAATCGGCTTCGGTATTCTGTTTGCGTTAGCCGCATGGCGTCGCCAAGGTTTTTGCCGTTATATTTGCCCTTATGGCGCGCTGTTAGGCATAGTGAGCTTTTTCAGTCCATTTAAAATTCGTCGTAATACTCAGCATTGTTTAATTGAAACCAAAGGCATGAGTTGCGATAAATGCACCCGCGCATGCCCTGCCAATATATCAGTACATACTCAGAAAGATATTCGTTCCGATGAGTGCCAAGCCTGCATGCGTTGTGTGTCAGCGTGTCCTAAAAAAGAGGCGCTGCAATTAAGCACTCGCAATGGTATTAAACTGTCTGCCAGAGGATTGCTGATTATGTTACTGACGGTAATGTTTATGTTACCGCTGTTTGCTTACGTCGGAGGCTATTGGCACAGCCAAACGCCTGACGACATAAAAATGGAACTGATACAAAAGCTTGATCGTATAGGTCATTAATTCAGAGTTTATAATGAACAATTAAAAATCAATAACACGAGTGTCTATTTGGACACTCGTGTTATTCCTCATTGATTCAAGCATCAATGGTTGTAACCAATGACCAAACACTATTAGTTTCCTCCTTTAAAGCACGTTGCTTGGTTTTCGCTGCTATAGCAAGAGCCTAGAACGCTGCGCTGCTAGTACGCTTCGCGGCTAGAGGCTATAAAATCAACAGCCTAGCAGGACAAAGTCCGCCCTAGAACCTCGAAGACCGAAAGTCGCTCTAGCCCCCGTAGGCGCCTAATACCTAGCACCTTGAACGCTGTCATGTCTCGTCATGCACAATCCTGCATGCCGAGGTCGTTTGGGTATAGCAAATAAAAAGGGCTGCGCAATGCAGCCCTTCAATTAAATATCACTTACCACAATGGTTAACTTACAAGCCTTCAAGCGTTAAACGCTTACTACGCTTATTATTCGCAAAAATCAGTGCAATTAACGCCACCACACCGACAGCAATACCGATAGGTTGACTTAATGGTTGAGGGAAGCCAAAACCAATACCCGCCGTTAAAATGTACGACACTGTCACACTCGTCCCCACAATAGCAGGTAAACTCACGATCCAATGGAAGGTACCACGGTTAAATAAATACTTGGTCGCTAGCCATAATACGCTGGTAGATAACAACATATTTGAGAATGCGAAATAACGCCAGATCAGTGTAAAATCAATCTTGGTCATAAAATAGGCAATAATCAAAATAGGCACCGCAACAAATAAACGGTTTCTGATACTTTGAGGGATCTTAAAAGCATCAATAATGGTTAAACGTAATGCTCTAAATGCAGTATCACCAGAGGTAATTGGGAAAATCGCCACCGCAATAATCGCCATAATACCACCCGCGGCACCTAAGTAAGTAGAAGCCACTTGGTTAACCACCATTCCTGGACCACCTATGTCAAGAATACCTTTAAGTTCAGCATAACCACCAGGGAAAGCCGCGATACCCGCAGTAGCCCAGACACATGCGACCACACCTTCTGCCATCATTGCGCCGTAGTAAACAGGACGAACGTATTTTTCATTGGTTAAACAACGCGCCATGATGGGTGCTTGTGTTGAGTGGAAACCACTAATCGCACCACAAGTAATAGTGACAAACAATAATGGCCATACAGGTAAACCGTCTGGATTAGGCTCTAATAATTCATTGTTATAGTGACTGTGATCAAAATAAGCAAAGATACCATCAACAGTCGGTAATTGTGGTGCGTGGATTAATAACGCAACAGCAATTGACGTTGTCATCACAATCATTAATAAACCAAATACTGGATACAGTTTAGTAATGATTTTATCTATTGGTAACAAGGTTGCTAAAAAGTAATAGCCCAAAATCAATAATACCCAGAAGGTATTTTCGCCAAAAATGGTGTCTTTAAAATAATCTAAGTTACTGAGCAATCCTGCTGGGCTCATGATGAATACAACACCAACGAAAAATAACAGCATGGCAGTAAATATCAGCATGGCTGCTTTAAAGTAAATATTAAAATAATGTCCCGCAATTTCAGGTAAGCTTTTACCGTCCTCTTTGATGCTCATGACACCGGAGAAGTAATCGTGAACCGCGCCACCGAGTAAATTACCAAGGACAATCCATACCAGCGCTATAGGGCCATAAAGCGCACCTAAGATAGGTCCGAAGATAGGTCCGACACCAGCGATGTTGAGAAATTGAATTAAGAACGCTTTAACCGGATGAACTTCGACATAGTCAACGCCATCATTAAATCGTGCTTGAGGGGTTATTGCATTAGGGTCGATACCCGCTTGCCGTTCAACGAACGGACTGTAAAACTTGTATGCGAGCAAGAGAAGCCCGATACAAATGAAAAAAATCAACATGTCATTATCATCCATTAGTTATAGGAATGTACTCAATGTTGAGTTTGTTTCAGATAGCTTTAGAGGTCAAGTCATGAGGCATTATACCAAGGTAGGGGTTGCTATTAATCGCTCATCGTGAATTTATATCCAGCTTGGCGATAAAGTATAATTTTGTTAATGGGTTACCTCTACCCCCCAGCCATAGTGACTTTGTTACTTATCTCAACTTACTCTCATACTTTCACAAAAAAATCGACCAGCCACGCTTAATGCATGTTAATGCAGACAATACCCTTGTAGTATATAAGGATTATTTTAACGCCATAAACAAACAATAATCTCGAATAAAAGCATTCTATCTATGGGTAAAATAAACCGTCTTAGATTATTATGTAAATATTATGTCAATATTATATCAATGTTATAATAGCCGCCTACTCGAGCTAACCATTCGCAATAAAGAGCAAAATCCACCTCATCTGCTCGCTTTCTCGATTTTTTCGCTTGTTATTTTTTTCGTTTGTTAGCTTTTTAGCTTTTTAGCTTTTTCGCCTATAAATAGATAAAACCCCACCGGCATTGCCAGTGAGGTTTTATTAGCCAAAAGATAATATAGTCGTTTGCTAAGCTATTTTTGCAGGGTTAACTCGATGCTAGATTCAACCGATGCTTGGATCTCAGCTTCGGTAAATAACAATGGACGTAATTGCTTTGCCGTAGAATACAGTTCACTTTGATCAGAAAAGCTAGGGCTTAACACGTTACTGGACTCCGAATAAGTCAAAAGACCTTTTGCCTTAGGACCATCATCAGTAAAGCTCACGGTCATCATCCAACTTGAACCACTTCGGATTTGGTAACCTTCTGAGGTTAATCCTGATGCTGCCGCCTTACCTGAAACAACATCTAACACAGGTGGGTATTTATGTTGAGGTATTAAAGTGTCATCACCGGATAAGGTGGTCGAAAACACGTTAAATCCACCTTCCGCATTATGACTACCAGGCCAAGGTAGCTTCACCCCAGATGCACTGCCATCAGGGAGTGACTTTTCAACGAATTGCACCTCTCCTAAGCTCGCATCCACAGCAAAACCTGCCGCTTCAAGATTCAACGCCCCATGAGCTAAAGCGATTAACGCGCTGCCATCAGTATTGAGCTTATTGGGTGTTGTTGCTGCACTCATATAATCAAAAGCTTCAGTTAACATGGTATTTTGATCAAACTGATGGGCAAACTCACGAATTAACGCCCCGCCCTTACTGTCATTATCTTGCTTACCATTCCACGCTCTTAGTGCTGAACATGATGCAGAAACATCTTTAGATAATGTGGCGCTCACCACCACGGGCGTATCACCTTGTAACTCACATTGGCTAATTAAGTCGGCTAACACCAACTCTGCGAGATAAGCTCGGTTGGATAATAAGGCCGTTTCAAGCTCTTCTATACTAAATTTACCGTCATCACCGGCTGCATC from Shewanella psychromarinicola includes the following:
- a CDS encoding DUF2256 domain-containing protein: MTHNKQQLEQKTCLVCQRPFTWRKKWAKDWPSVKYCSERCRRHKASSQTN
- a CDS encoding cryptochrome/photolyase family protein translates to MTTLHTDISAPLLGETDTLRLILGDQLNVSHSWFTQVNPNRVYLIAELPQETNYVSHHVQKVCAFFAAMAQFAQALAQCGHQVLYLTLDETQHYADLPALLEHITAAHKLTHFEYQQPDEYRLSQQLGSLLLPGIAINSTDSEHFLLPFSDIQGQFTPKKHLKMEFFYRRMRKRFNVLMQDGEPLGGQWNFDQQNRASFKKNDLADVPAPLLFANDVSDILARLKRHNINTIGKAENQLLWPVNRRQSRELLDYFCQHLLIRFGHFQDAMTENSPSAWSLYHSRLSFALNAKMISPSEVINKVIAHWQAHQNDISLAQVEGFVRQILGWREYVRGIYWINMPDYATDNALQAQRPLPEYFWTANTKMNCMHHAIKQSLDYAYAHHIQRLMVTGCFSLLAGINPDEVDQWYLGIYIDAIEWVEMPNTRGMTQFADGGIVATKPYAASGNYLNKMGDHCKSCHYNVKLKTEANACPFNSLYWHFIQRHQERFKRNPRMAMVYRNWQKMDANTQQAIINKADTLLENIESL
- a CDS encoding alpha/beta fold hydrolase, which translates into the protein MTTLVLLRGLMRDSRHWNGFDQRLNQQAVNVISVDLPGNGVLVNQVSPGKMQDYCDAVWQQIDAALLKQGTPPSQVNLVLVGLSMGGMLALTMAAQCRSRVQHVVLINSSAANLSPWYYRFQCWGLMMSLAHALLSVRPYLPGQNQGGTDRGHWLEATVLDFTSRHFGQSIEVINAWSLLRLQSHTSFINGLRQLYASARFHSPVLQGTCVSVIVANQDKLANPKCSEQLALFYQTPLLKIDDCGHDASLDQPQQLQQLLLKIIS
- a CDS encoding DUF2817 domain-containing protein, producing the protein MGTFSFEHSFEIDTLKRLIAQHQQQFRHQSLADLYYRGEKLSVTAIELGQQQPCPTVLFVGGVHGVERIGAQVVLAFLGSLLNRLPWDTHLQQLLKHVRLAFVPVVNPVGFLRGSRGNGNNVDLMRNASIDSDEEVTFLVGGQRLSPRLPWYRGQHGMELETQALVRYVQQLQQQSSSVIALDAHSGFGLRDHVWFPHAHTRQPFAGIGYIYQLMQLFEKGYPHHSHYRLAPQSHFYRTHGDIWDYLVASNVSDKPFIPLTLEMGSWAWLRKNPRQLFNFPGYFNPQKTHRHQRVLRRHVVLMQFLIDAAYAQVIEQINPKQLTLLTQQANRFWSKKAK
- a CDS encoding 4Fe-4S binding protein, giving the protein MSTIESITLMLALVYSTSLLYWSGKKWGALVSAALLLGATLASFFWPLLLILLVAVIIVTALGQYQPAFANAEGRPNQVREICQHFFALSMLLVGVQYAINAGLLYAGETPWLMRPDVGDAFLPIAGGIELKAILTLGLWDQNHPAAVVMLCVVLLTGLICKRAFCGWACPLGLAGEYLYKLRKHFIHAELLPPAWLDWPLRMLKYLLLAALLYLVISMPAASIPHYMSGNYHKVADLKMAVFFMMPSMVALIGFGILFALAAWRRQGFCRYICPYGALLGIVSFFSPFKIRRNTQHCLIETKGMSCDKCTRACPANISVHTQKDIRSDECQACMRCVSACPKKEALQLSTRNGIKLSARGLLIMLLTVMFMLPLFAYVGGYWHSQTPDDIKMELIQKLDRIGH
- a CDS encoding carbon starvation CstA family protein, coding for MLIFFICIGLLLLAYKFYSPFVERQAGIDPNAITPQARFNDGVDYVEVHPVKAFLIQFLNIAGVGPIFGPILGALYGPIALVWIVLGNLLGGAVHDYFSGVMSIKEDGKSLPEIAGHYFNIYFKAAMLIFTAMLLFFVGVVFIMSPAGLLSNLDYFKDTIFGENTFWVLLILGYYFLATLLPIDKIITKLYPVFGLLMIVMTTSIAVALLIHAPQLPTVDGIFAYFDHSHYNNELLEPNPDGLPVWPLLFVTITCGAISGFHSTQAPIMARCLTNEKYVRPVYYGAMMAEGVVACVWATAGIAAFPGGYAELKGILDIGGPGMVVNQVASTYLGAAGGIMAIIAVAIFPITSGDTAFRALRLTIIDAFKIPQSIRNRLFVAVPILIIAYFMTKIDFTLIWRYFAFSNMLLSTSVLWLATKYLFNRGTFHWIVSLPAIVGTSVTVSYILTAGIGFGFPQPLSQPIGIAVGVVALIALIFANNKRSKRLTLEGL